The proteins below come from a single Triticum aestivum cultivar Chinese Spring chromosome 5D, IWGSC CS RefSeq v2.1, whole genome shotgun sequence genomic window:
- the LOC123125156 gene encoding flotillin-like protein 2, whose product MASFHVADASEYLAITGWGIDDVKLAKKAWVFVGQQCKKFCISPVNYEFEVHAMSAEKLPFILPAVFTIGPKISAIGDEAADKEELQAQLLLYAKLIAPLHHNTSHVHDLVKGVIEGETRVLAAELTMEEIFKGTKTFKEKVFDRVQLELKQFGLFIYNANVKQLVDVPGHEYFSYLGQKTQQDAANQAKVDVAEARMKGEVGAKEREGLTRQNAAKVDAETKVLSVRQMGQGLKEEAKVKAEVQVFENAREADIAAAKAELAMKKAGWDKQAKVAEVEAAKAVAIREAELQMEVEIKNAMRQTEKLKAEQLSKATVQYDTQVQDSNALLYSRQKAAEAALFEQMRTAEARKAQADAKFFEQKMAEDAKLYAKQKEAESVALVGKAKTEYVASMLQALGGNYHALRDYLMIDSGMYTEMARINAGAVNGMQPKISIWSNGGEAGGEAAAGSALQQVAGVYKMLPPLVSTVHEQTGMLPPAWMCTLPKDGAAN is encoded by the exons ATGGCGAGTTTTCATGTCGCCGACGCGTCGGAGTACCTGGCCATCACCGGCTGGGGCATCGACGACGTCAAGCTCGCGAAGAAAGCGTGGGTGTTCGTCGGGCAGCAATGCAAGAAGTTCTGCATCTCGCCCGTCAACTACGAGTTCGAGGTACACGCCATGAGCGCCGAGAAGCTGCCCTTcatcctccccgccgtcttcaccATCGGCCCCAAGATCAGCGCcatcggcgacgaggcggcggacaAGGAGGAGCTCCAGGCGCAGCTCCTGCTCTACGCCAAGCTCATCGCCCCGCTGCATCACAACACCAGCCACGTCCATGACCTCGTCAAGGGGGTCATCGAGGGCGAGACCCGCGTGCTCGCCGCCGAGCTCACCATGGAGGAGATCTTCAAGGGGACCAAGACCTTCAAGGAGAAGGTGTTCGACAGGGTACAGCTGGAGCTCAAGCAGTTCGGGCTCTTCATCTACAACGCCAACGTGAAGCAGCTGGTGGACGTGCCGGGGCACGAGTACTTCTCCTACCTCGGCCAGaagacgcagcaggacgccgcgaACCAGGCCAAGGTGGACGTGGCGGAGGCCCGTATGAAGGGCGAGGTGGGCGCCAAGGAGAGGGAGGGGCTGACCCGGCAGAACGCCGCCAAGGTGGACGCCGAGACCAAGGTGCTGTCGGTGCGGCAGATGGGACAGGGGCTCAAGGAGGAGGCCAAGGTGAAGGCCGAGGTGCAGGTGTTCGAGAACGCAAGGGAGGCGGACATCGCCGCGGCCAAGGCCGAGCTGGCCATGAAGAAGGCCGGGTGGGACAAGCAGGCCAAGGTGGCCGAGGTTGAGGCGGCCAAGGCCGTGGCCATCCGCGAGGCCGAGCTCCAGATGGAGGTCGAGATTAAGAACGCCATGCGCCAGACTGAGAAGCTCAAGGCCGAACAGCTCAGCAAGGCCACCGTGCAGTACGACACCCAG GTTCAAGACTCAAACGCGCTGTTGTACAGCAGGCAGAAGGCAGCTGAGGCGGCCCTGTTCGAGCAGATGAGGACGGCGGAGGCGCGcaaggcgcaggccgacgccaagTTCTTCGAGCAGAAGATGGCCGAGGACGCCAAGCTCTACGCCAAGCAGAAGGAGGCGGAGTCGGTGGCTCTGGTGGGCAAGGCCAAGACAGAGTACGTGGCGTCCATGCTCCAGGCGCTCGGCGGCAACTACCACGCTCTCAGAGACTACCTCATGATCGACTCCGGCATGTACACGGAGATGGCTCGCATCAACGCCGGAGCAGTCAACGGCATGCAGCCCAAGATCAGCATCTGGAGTAACGGTGGTGAAGCAGGCGGAGAGGCTGCTGCCGGCAGCGCGCTGCAGCAGGTGGCCGGGGTGTACAAGATGCTCCCGCCGCTTGTGTCGACAGTGCACGAGCAGACAGGGATGTTGCCGCCGGCGTGGATGTGTACGCTGCCCAAGGACGGTGCTGCCAACTGA